The DNA segment CTCCCCCCTGCCATCGCGGGGCGGAGACCCCGTAGAGATCCTGGTTCCCCGTGACATCACCGACCCCCTGAACCTGAAGGGAGGGGGCAGGGacgggaaggggggggggggagtcttGTTGTCCCCCCTGAAGTCCAGGAGGAGACACCGGACCAGACAccacggaggaggaggaggaggaggaggaggaggaggaggagcagcagcagcagcagcagcagcagagagggaggTGCTACCTGCTCGACTGTTTCCCTCCACAGCTGGACCGACAGGTGAGTCAGACACACCTGGATGTGCTCACCTGGTGGAGGCTGCAGTGTGTTAAGGAGCTGTTGGTTGTGTTGTGTGTAGTTCCTCTGTTGACCGGAGAGAGCAGCGTCTCAGCGTCTCCTCTCCCCTGTGAACTCAACACCGCCATCACCTGTCGGGACGACGTAGCCCCGCCCCCAATCCTCCCCAGGAGACACAGCCACCCTCCGCCGGGCCGCGCCCACAAGCCCGGTAACCAGGGCGACGGTCGCCAACGGAGACGGCGCCGCACCACCTCGACCAAGACGGCGGATTGctctgcaaacaccaacacCACGGCAACCGCAGCTCAGCCAACCAGATTCCACACGCCGCTGGTGGGCGGGGCTAAAGCCGGCAGGTGAGTGTTACACCTGCAGTGAATTATAACCTATGTAACCTGATTGGCTGCCTGATCACATGACCTCTGTGCCGCAGGTGTGGAGGACCTCAGCCCGGCTCTGCTCAGCCACCGGAGAGGAAGAAGGACAAGCACCGCTACCGGTACGGCAACCACAGCTGTTACTATGGTTACCACGGTTTCTACGGTGACGGATGGGAGGGGTGCGTCGGGGCGGAGGAGGACCCGCGGCTCCGCCTCCTGGAAGCCGATTGGTTCAGAGACAAGAAGGTGCTAGACGTGGGCTGTGGCGCCGGTCACCTGACGCTGGCCGTCGCCCGCAGGTTTGACCCCGCCCACATCCTGGGGGTGGAGCTAGACCAGAGACTGGTCCACGCCGCCAAGCAGAACATCAGGCACTTCCTGTCACATGAcctggtggtggaggagaggaggaggaggaggagaggaacgcCGGGacgctcctcctcttctccaaggaagagggagagagggggaggagaggaggaggaggagaagagggaggaggagaggaagaaggaggagaagagggaggaggagaggaaggaggaggaggaggaggaggaggtgatggaggagttCCAGCAggctctgtctctcctctccctccctctgtcgtTCAGGGTGAGTCGaggtcctctctctgctcctcctctcctcctcccatcaccctcctcctcctcctccaggttcCCCGCCAACATCACCTTCATTCAGGTGAGTCTCTCACACCTGACagcctctgacctctgacctcatcaTGTCCCTGCTGACATCACAGCTGTGACTCCTCCCACAGGGTGACTACGTGTCAGGGCGGGAGGCGTGGCCCGGGCGCGGTCAGTATGATGTCATCGTGTGTCTGGGCGTGACCAAGTGGGTGCAGCTGCAGTCAGGTGACGGGGGCGTGGTCACGCTGTTCAGACGAGCCTATCAGAGCCTGTCGCCGGGCGGATTATTCATCCTGGAGCCACAACCGTGGAGCAGCTACGGCCACAGCAAGAGGGCCTCGgtaat comes from the Sebastes umbrosus isolate fSebUmb1 unplaced genomic scaffold, fSebUmb1.pri scaffold_120_arrow_ctg1, whole genome shotgun sequence genome and includes:
- the LOC119484255 gene encoding 7SK snRNA methylphosphate capping enzyme-like; this encodes MIRMSLDKETVLPHEVSPAFPATISLSEQPQLAKTRPLRPKNGLQLPGNSQTALASAPPTQRIAKRRYSMGVGFKGLAKRRRRAISDSQSEPVLPSHFLLGGNIFDPLNLNSLLDEDVNRATNQETPKCSPLPSRGGDPVEILVPRDITDPLNLKGGGRDGKGGGGVLLSPLKSRRRHRTRHHGGGGGGGGGGGGAAAAAAAAEREVLPARLFPSTAGPTVPLLTGESSVSASPLPCELNTAITCRDDVAPPPILPRRHSHPPPGRAHKPGNQGDGRQRRRRRTTSTKTADCSANTNTTATAAQPTRFHTPLVGGAKAGRCGGPQPGSAQPPERKKDKHRYRYGNHSCYYGYHGFYGDGWEGCVGAEEDPRLRLLEADWFRDKKVLDVGCGAGHLTLAVARRFDPAHILGVELDQRLVHAAKQNIRHFLSHDLVVEERRRRRRGTPGREEEVMEEFQQALSLLSLPLSFRVSRGPLSAPPLLLPSPSSSSSRFPANITFIQGDYVSGREAWPGRGQYDVIVCLGVTKWVQLQSGDGGVVTLFRRAYQSLSPGGLFILEPQPWSSYGHSKRASETWCRTLRSIRLRPEQFTCYLTDSVGFTSYRLITHTGNQRPIYLFHKGPAHRK